The genomic DNA GCAGTCCATGTCTCACTTATTATTTATTTCGTTTGAACTAAACTAAATATACTTgatttgggttcatttgaaacTTTTATGCTTtgctaaaaaaaattagatttcaAAACATATTATAAACTTTTTGTTAAATGTAAGATCAACAAAGTGATTTATGGGGCTTTGATGGCATAGTAACATTCCCAAGCGATGTTTATCATTGCTGCATTGTTTCAGCAACATTATGGTGATTTTACTCTGTGTTCTATAAGTTAGTGGCAGAGAATGAGCTGTATTTCTAGTAGAAAACAATCAACGAGAAAACAAGAACCAACTGAAAATGCCCACCGAACAGCCACGCAATGACCTAGCGCTAGCGCTAGAAAGGTGGTGTGATGCCAACACAACCATCCAAACATCTGCCCCAAGAGGGCGCGTTCAAACAACCATGTGGATGCAGGAAGAGGGGAGCAGAGATGAGAGGCATGCATGTATTACCACACAAGTTTTTCCGAGCACTTGAGCCTGGCGCAATCTTTTGCAATTTATGCTTGGATGGGCACTCCCGCAGCTGGTGCGAAGCCAAGGTGGAGAATGGAATGTATTCTTCGCAAGCCACGCATTTCACCATGATACCTTGGACGAGGTAGTCGAGCTCACTGCAGCGAACATAGTTGACGATATCCCCACGGTAGCAGGGGCTACAAATGAGAACGTCACCAGAGATATGCTGCAACAAGGGTAGGATAGCATGAAGCCAAAATCAAATCAAACCAAACTGCATCCAAATTAATTCGGTCAGGTCAGAGCTGAGCTCACCCTGAAAATAGGAGGTCGGAGAGGAAGCTCGCATTCAGAGCAGACAAGTAGACTTGTCTTGATGCAGCCGCCCCCGTAAAACGCGAACTCCATCTGCCGTTCCGGAAGCTTGGGATCGACGACGTCGGTGTTGCACATGTGTTCAAAAAACTTGCAGTAGGGGATGTATTCGCCCCCAGAGTCGCAGAAGATGCATTTGAACTTCATCTGAGCGATGGTGCGGTCCAGCAAACGGCAGTTGGAGATACATGCCTTTTCGTGTCGGCGGGTGCAGGCACCACAATAGATGTGGCCGCCAGCGCACTGCAAGGCCCAGAAGTGAAGTTGAGCTAGGAAAAAAACGAAAACTTTGCGGGCTTTTCATCTCACCCACCGTGTACGCTTGGCCCCTGATCTGGTCAGGCCGGAGGGGTTGTTGGCAATATGCGCAATCCAGTACTAAATGGTTGATCTTGAGTTCAAACACACCCATCTCCTGCGATTGAATCTATCAAATTAAGCGTCGTGGAGAAGCAATAGAGAGAAGAAgtaggaagaaggagaagcatcTAATGTAGCATCCTCCATGGTGGCTTACCCGGTTCCTTGGGGGCAGGACCGAGGCTTCCTTGGATCGGTCCTCCTCGGCCTTGTCCTCCTGGGGGCGGAGTCGCTCCTGCGCAGCAACGAACTCCTCCTCCATGAGGAGGTAGTCCTTGCCGCTCGAGCTTGAGGAGGCGTAGGCGGCACTTGGAGAGCGACGCGACGTTGGGGATCTGGCCGCCGCGAGACTGGTGGTTGTGACGGCCGGCCGGAGGCCCGCGATGGATGGCTGGATCAACGGGTGGGGCGGTGGCCCAGCTGGGAAGGACGAGACCGGCGGTCGGGGGATCCGCGGCGCTGCTGGGCCGCTCGACGGCGAGAGGTTCGGCAGGCGGTGGGAGAGCGGCACGCGCCGCGGGAGGGAGGCGCGTTGAGGGGAGAGGAGAAGAGAGAGTTAGGGTTGGGGAGGACATCGTATATACAGCTGATCTGGCTGGCCTCCACCGTTCAATCAAATCGACGGCTACGATTCTCCTACGCGTCGGGCTTTGGCCAAGTGCGCGGCCCAGACCAGATTGCtatgattttctttttattttctttttttttcttttattatttgATATAACTGGTGAGCGTTGGTCTAAACGGGCTAAACGGCTGTTTAAACGGTGTTTAAACGGTAAACGGTGACTAATTGTGTAGTTTAGCCCATAAACGGTTCGACCGTTTAAACGGTAAAAACGGAGTTAAACAGCCTAAACGGTCTAAATAAAATGGAAATAAACACTATTACACAGACTAAACAGTCGTTTAGCTCACTGTTTAGGTGAACACTAAAAATTCAGTTGAgtttttttacataaatatctATATCTTGAATTGCACATTCGTAAATATGTATAATAATTTGTTGTATGtataaatatgtatatatattcttTTACATACACAAATATGTATATTTGgcataatattttattttttacaaGCTTAAATATGTATGTTTTGATCTAAAATATAGAACCGTTTAGACCGTTTTAAATCTGTGTAAACTCCATTTAAACTGTCTAAACGCTAAACAAAGGTTGACCGACTGTTTACCGTTTAGGATAACACTGGTTATATATTTACTTTTATATAACATGTGCCATATTTACTTTACTCTTGTAGCATGTTTATTGGTTCAGATAACTTATTTGCAATTTTCGGTCAACACTGGAATATtttatagatttaattgcatttttcatgatttagtgAAGAAATAAATTAATAATAGACAAATAGCCTAAAAAATCAAGATATTTGGCGGAGGGGAAACATATGTCCACGTAGCATCCTCAAAATAAGTTTGGACAAGAAACTCCACATGTGTGCCGGATGTTGCCGGTGTTTCTTTTAACTCCGTGTGTGGGTTTAACGTGAAGTCACTTTCGCCTTCGAGATTTCAACATGGTCGATAGTTCACTTTCTCATTTCCACGTGGGGGCTTGAGGTTACCTTGCTATATCATGATTATGGGCCTAGATAACTTATTCACAATTTTCGACCAACACtgaaatattttataaatttaaTTGCATTTTTTATGATTTAGTGAAGAAATAAATTAATAATAGACAAATAGCCTCAGAAAATCAAGAGATTTGGCCGAGAGGAAACATATGTTCACATAGCATCCTCAAAAAAGTTTGGACAAGAAACTGCACATGTTGCCGTATGTTGCTGGTGTTTATTTCAACTCCTTGTGTGGGTTACACGTGAAGTCACATTCGCTTTCGAGGTTTCGACATGATCGATAGTTTACTTTGTCATTTCCACGTGGGGGCTTTAGGTCACCTTGCTATATCATGTTTATGGGCCCAGGTAACTTATTCGCAATTTTTTACCAGCACTgcaatattttatgaatttattTGCAATTTTGATGATTTAGTGCagaaaataaattaataatacaCAGATAGCCTTAGAAATTCAATATATTTGGTGGAGGGGTAACATATGTCCACGTATCTTCCTCAAAAAAGTTTGGACTAGAAACTTCACATGTTGTCGAGTGTTGCCGGTGTTTCTTTCAGCTCGTTGTGTTGGTTACACGTGAATTCAGTTTCACCATCCACATTTTAACATGATCGATAGTTCACTTGATCATTTCCATGCAGAGACTTGAGGTCACCTTGCTATATCACGTTTATGAGCCCAGGTAAGTTATTCGTAATTTTGGACCAACACAATATCTTATGAATTTAATTGCATTTTTGATGATTTAGTGCAGAAATAAATTAATGATGCACAGATAGCCTCAAAAATTCAAGATAATTGGCGGAGGGGTAACATATGTCCACGTAGAATCCTCAAAAAAGTTTGGGCAAGAAACTCCACGTGTTGCCGGTGTTGCTGGTGTTTCTTCCAACTCGTTGTGTGCGTTACACGTGAAG from Panicum virgatum strain AP13 chromosome 7N, P.virgatum_v5, whole genome shotgun sequence includes the following:
- the LOC120682795 gene encoding uncharacterized protein LOC120682795 produces the protein MEEEFVAAQERLRPQEDKAEEDRSKEASVLPPRNREMGVFELKINHLVLDCAYCQQPLRPDQIRGQAYTCAGGHIYCGACTRRHEKACISNCRLLDRTIAQMKFKCIFCDSGGEYIPYCKFFEHMCNTDVVDPKLPERQMEFAFYGGGCIKTSLLVCSECELPLRPPIFRHISGDVLICSPCYRGDIVNYVRCSELDYLVQDEEETERLSTCSSCIQGKNKQKAPYEVGKMDKHIVRGDEVGNDDDSLDDNHVSLFVIKLFLCSHPHDNSSWVHVHEVGILL